The genomic DNA TTATGCCTTCAAGAAGAATTGGGGCTTCGACCCGGCGCCGCTGAGCTACGCCTCACGCACCGCAGAAGGCGCGGCAGGGCGCGAGATCAACCCGCTCAGCCCGCGCTATCGCCTGCAGACGGCTATTTGGAGGAAGCTTCCGCTATGGGCCGCGAACCGGCTCGGCCCGCCGATCGCGCGGGGGCTGGGATGAGCATTCTCTTCCTCGGCCACCGCATCCCGTTTCCGCCCGATCGCGGCGACAAAATCCGGAGTTTTCATCTGCTGAAAGCGCTGGCGGCGCTGGGCGAAGTGCATCTCGCTTGCTTCGCGGATGATGCGGCTGACGCTGCGCATCTTGCCGGGCTGCGCGCCGAGCTGGGTTGGGCGCTGGGCGAGGTTCATGTCGAGGTCCGGCGCAGGAGCAGGATTTCCGCACTCGCGTCGGCGCTCGCCGACGGCACGCCCGTGTCGGTCGAAATGTTCGCGAGCACGGCAATGCAGCGGGCAGTGGACGGGATCGTGAGCGCACGGCGGATCGACACAATCTTCGGCTTTTCCAGCCAGATGGCGCAATATGTTCCGCACGATTGGCAAGGCCGGTTCGTGATGGATTTCGTCGATGTCGATTCGGCAAAATTCGCGGGCTATGCGGATGCTGGCGGGTTTGCCTCGCGGCTATACCGCCGCGAGGCTGCGAAACTCCTGAGCATCGAGTGCCAGACCGCATCACGCGCGGATGCCAGTCTGTTCGTCAGCGAGGCCGAGGCCAGTCTGTTTCGCGAACTGAGCGGGGCCAAGGCCGCGCAGGCGCTGCCCAACGGCGTCGATCTCGACCATTTCGCGCCCGATGACCCGGCCGAACCTGTGCCCGGCATGATCTTGTTTACCGGCCAGATGGATTATCGTCCGAATGTGGAGGCGGTGACTGCGTTTGCGCGTGTGGCGCTCCCTCGCATTCGTTCGCGCATGCCGAGCGCGCATTTCGTCATCGCCGGCCGCAATCCCGATCCTTCGGTCCGTGCGCTAGCCGGGGAGGGCGTGACCGTGACCGGCGCAGTGGCGGACATGCGCGAATGGCTGCGGCAGGCCGAGGTCGTCGTCGCACCGCTCGGCATTGCGCGGGGCGTGCAGAACAAGGTTCTGGAGGCGATGGCGATGGGCCGCGCCGTGGTCGCGTCGCCCGCCGCGTTCGAAGGGATCGATGCAGAGGCCGGACGCGATCTGATCGTTGCCGCCGATCCGGCGGAGGCGGTGATTGCGTTGCTGACCGACCCGAACCGCCGCGATGCGCTGGGCCGCGCCGCCCGCCGCGCGGTCGAAGCGCGCTATCACTGGGATTCCTGCCTCGCGCCTCTGGCTGAACTCGTCGGTCGCGCACCGGCACTGGCGGCGGCATGACGATCGCCCTGCCGATCCGCGTCCAGGCCGTCGCCGAGGGCGGCTGGCGGACGCATCTGGTTGCGCTCGGCTTGCTCGCCGGCGGCATCCTGTTGCTCATCGCGCGCGATGCGGCGGACATGGTGCGGATCTGGATCGACAGTTCGACCTTCAATCATTGCATGCTGCTGCCGCCGATCATTGGCTGGCTCGTCTGGCAGCGGTTACCGGAATTGCGACAATTGACGCCCGTCGCCTGGATGCCGGGGCTGCTGATCGTCGGCGCTGGCGCGGCGGGCTGGATGCTCGGCGAGGCGGGGGGCGTTGCGCTCGCGCGCCATGCAGGGCTGGTGCTGATGCTCCAGGGCGCAGTGGTCGCGCTGCTCGGCCCTGCCGTCGCGCGCGGCCTGCTTTTCCCGCTCGCATTCGCCTTCTTCCTCGTTCCCGCGGGCGAGGAGTTCGTACCGTTGATGCAGCGCGTCACCGCCGAAATCTGCATGTGGCTCCTCGCCATCGTCGGCGTACCCGCGCATATCGAGGGTGTCTTCATCTCGACGCCTACGGGCTATTTCGAAGTCGCCGAAGCCTGCGCGGGGGTAAAGTTTCTCATCGCGATGATCGCGCTCGGCGCGCTCGTCGCCAATCTGTGCTTT from Allosphingosinicella indica includes the following:
- a CDS encoding TIGR03087 family PEP-CTERM/XrtA system glycosyltransferase; this encodes MSILFLGHRIPFPPDRGDKIRSFHLLKALAALGEVHLACFADDAADAAHLAGLRAELGWALGEVHVEVRRRSRISALASALADGTPVSVEMFASTAMQRAVDGIVSARRIDTIFGFSSQMAQYVPHDWQGRFVMDFVDVDSAKFAGYADAGGFASRLYRREAAKLLSIECQTASRADASLFVSEAEASLFRELSGAKAAQALPNGVDLDHFAPDDPAEPVPGMILFTGQMDYRPNVEAVTAFARVALPRIRSRMPSAHFVIAGRNPDPSVRALAGEGVTVTGAVADMREWLRQAEVVVAPLGIARGVQNKVLEAMAMGRAVVASPAAFEGIDAEAGRDLIVAADPAEAVIALLTDPNRRDALGRAARRAVEARYHWDSCLAPLAELVGRAPALAAA